In Clostridia bacterium, the following are encoded in one genomic region:
- a CDS encoding sigma-54 dependent transcriptional regulator — protein sequence MSRAKIMLVDDEPDFLHFMQLSLADCGYQVQTATGSAQAYAIMASSDFDVAVVDVRMPTMSGIELMESVRTQGFAGQVIVLTGHGSIDGAVEAMRKGAFTYLTKPIRPDDLALEIDKALRLSEVTSENRRLREELAELTGGQALVGSSEPMMRVRRLAAAAAACDSPVLITGESGTGKDVVTRAIHALSCRHNYRLVKVNCAAVPGDLWESEMFGHEKGAFTGAVARKQGKVELAAGGTLFLDEVADIPAPVQPKFLRVLEDKCFERVGGTSTISVDFRLICATNRELEQEAAMGRFREDLYYRVCVIPIHMPALRERPDDIPALAVHFAHSYAREMNKRVNLAPSALELLRQQPWRGNVRELKNVVERAMVFAQSDVIDELELAAHLSGPPLGSSPSLTQSASCPPEDLPLKQALSQYQCSYIKLALARHDGNVTRAADDLGIARETLHRMLRQMRDHDDGCSCEDDV from the coding sequence ATGAGCAGGGCCAAGATCATGCTTGTAGACGATGAGCCTGACTTCCTACACTTTATGCAGCTCAGCCTTGCTGATTGTGGCTACCAGGTTCAGACCGCAACAGGAAGCGCTCAAGCCTACGCCATCATGGCCTCATCGGACTTTGACGTGGCGGTGGTAGACGTACGCATGCCCACGATGAGTGGAATCGAACTGATGGAATCCGTAAGAACACAGGGCTTTGCCGGACAGGTGATCGTGTTGACAGGGCACGGCTCGATTGACGGCGCAGTGGAGGCCATGCGCAAGGGGGCCTTCACGTATCTTACCAAGCCCATTCGCCCCGACGATCTCGCCCTCGAGATCGACAAGGCGCTCCGTCTCTCTGAGGTCACAAGCGAAAACAGGCGCCTCAGGGAAGAGTTGGCGGAACTCACCGGCGGGCAGGCTCTTGTGGGAAGCTCAGAGCCTATGATGAGGGTTCGTCGACTGGCAGCCGCAGCGGCCGCCTGTGATTCACCCGTTCTCATCACCGGGGAGAGCGGCACTGGCAAGGACGTGGTGACTAGGGCTATTCACGCATTGAGCTGCCGGCACAACTACAGGCTGGTCAAGGTCAACTGCGCAGCAGTGCCCGGCGACCTGTGGGAAAGCGAAATGTTCGGCCATGAAAAGGGCGCCTTTACTGGAGCCGTCGCTCGCAAACAGGGAAAAGTGGAACTGGCCGCAGGCGGCACGTTGTTCCTCGACGAAGTTGCGGATATCCCTGCACCAGTGCAGCCCAAGTTCCTGCGCGTCCTCGAAGACAAATGCTTCGAGCGTGTCGGAGGCACTTCCACAATCAGCGTGGACTTCCGCCTGATTTGCGCCACCAACCGCGAGCTGGAACAGGAGGCAGCAATGGGCCGATTCCGCGAGGACTTGTACTACAGAGTGTGCGTGATCCCCATCCATATGCCAGCCCTACGAGAGCGCCCCGACGACATTCCCGCGCTCGCCGTCCATTTCGCCCACTCCTATGCAAGGGAGATGAACAAGCGCGTGAACCTCGCCCCTTCAGCACTGGAACTCCTCAGGCAGCAGCCTTGGCGGGGGAATGTGCGCGAACTCAAGAACGTCGTGGAACGAGCCATGGTGTTCGCGCAGTCAGATGTGATAGACGAGCTAGAGCTGGCAGCGCACCTATCAGGCCCCCCGCTGGGCTCCTCGCCGTCTCTGACGCAGTCGGCCAGCTGCCCGCCAGAGGATTTGCCCCTGAAGCAGGCGCTTTCCCAATATCAGTGTTCCTACATCAAACTGGCCCTGGCCAGGCACGATGGGAATGTGACCCGTGCCGCGGATGATCTGGGGATTGCCAGAGAAACCCTTCATCGAATGCTTCGGCAGATGCGCGACCACGACGACGGCTGCTCCTGTGAGGATGATGTGTGA